One window of Hymenobacter sp. BRD128 genomic DNA carries:
- a CDS encoding TonB-dependent receptor, with product MKIKDLLFVRHHFQHAGKVAALGLTTTLGLGLLPLAQVQAASLQQAPVQTGTPITGRVVDEKGDPLPGANVVVKGTSIGTATNADGQYTINAPAGATLVFSFVGYSAQEVPLAGRTTVDLKFSAPAGQALNDVVVVGYGTQAKREVTGAIASVKGDDLVNQASQNPISSIQGKVAGVQITNSGTPGGAPTITIRGTGSISGASPLYVVDGTMLPAGADLSFLNQADIASLEVLKDAASASIYGVQAANGVVIVTTKRGLAGTPRINYNGFVGVQTTTNKVKMADGAEYTALYNEKNILQGGTAATNLPTTGYASTDWYNQISRNALTQNHQLSVSGGSEKISYSFSGSYLKQQGIIKTNDYERITARLQTDFSLTDHIKVGYNALLANTTSNDIPGNIFQQAYVAPAVLPVYQANGNYGDPSLIGSGGLGSFANPQASLDYYHQQSRGQSLIANAFASVNFLKYFTVRSSVGVNYLASKFYNYQPQDSLTAVQYTKTSLLTRGNQLTSQLTWENTLTYDRTFDDHHLTVLVGTTALNYQVDNVLGSINGVTAANSDNYYFSLGTPGSATLSNPGLDAYRVFSLFGRVNYAYKGRYLLTASIRRDGASQFSTRYGNFPSVGAGWVISDEPFMQNNTVFSFLKLRGSYGVLGNNRVANNRTISTVTIAPGYGAPIGGSFQTGGNLVTQVAPTLSWETAHEADGGLEMRFLNNRLTAELDYYNRRTIDAVFPVPVLSAPGYTNNTAYYANNANFQNQGVEAALRWNSQGTGDFSYNIGVTGAYNQNKVLATAGGAPLSSGALPVAGYLSTITQVGAPLGAFYGYKVDGVFQSDAEAAKSAQPGAHAGDLRYQDVNGDGVIDNRDFVMLGNPNPRLTYGLNTYFRYKGFDLQVDFQGVAGVELLNALREVRYGNENYTQDFYNSRWHGAGTSNTTPSANLSGHNLDVSSYYIESGDYIRLRNLQLGYNFSKALANNLRVQGLRIYVNAQNPVTWTKYKGFTPEVGGTPTNAGIDLNVYPIAATYNFGVNINF from the coding sequence ATGAAAATCAAAGACTTACTCTTTGTGAGGCACCACTTCCAGCACGCTGGTAAAGTGGCTGCTCTCGGATTAACTACTACATTAGGCCTGGGCTTGCTACCGCTGGCGCAAGTGCAGGCGGCTAGCTTGCAACAGGCTCCCGTCCAGACGGGCACCCCCATTACCGGCAGGGTTGTTGATGAAAAAGGCGACCCACTGCCCGGGGCCAACGTAGTCGTGAAGGGCACCAGCATCGGCACGGCTACCAATGCCGATGGGCAGTACACCATCAATGCGCCCGCCGGCGCCACGCTGGTGTTTTCGTTTGTGGGCTACTCGGCCCAGGAAGTACCCCTAGCCGGCCGCACTACGGTTGACCTCAAATTTTCGGCGCCCGCCGGCCAAGCGCTCAACGATGTGGTGGTAGTGGGCTACGGCACCCAGGCCAAGCGCGAAGTAACCGGCGCCATTGCTTCGGTAAAAGGCGATGACTTGGTGAACCAGGCTTCGCAAAACCCCATTAGCTCCATCCAGGGCAAAGTAGCCGGCGTGCAGATTACCAACTCCGGCACGCCGGGCGGCGCCCCAACCATTACCATCCGGGGCACGGGCTCCATCAGCGGGGCTTCGCCGCTCTACGTGGTCGATGGCACCATGCTGCCCGCCGGCGCCGACCTAAGCTTTCTCAATCAGGCCGACATTGCCTCGCTCGAAGTGCTGAAAGATGCGGCCAGTGCCTCTATCTACGGGGTGCAGGCCGCCAACGGCGTGGTAATCGTAACTACTAAGCGTGGGCTAGCCGGCACGCCCCGCATCAACTACAACGGCTTTGTGGGGGTGCAAACCACCACTAATAAAGTGAAGATGGCCGACGGCGCCGAGTACACAGCGCTCTATAACGAGAAGAATATCTTGCAGGGTGGTACGGCGGCTACTAACTTGCCTACTACCGGCTATGCCTCGACCGACTGGTACAACCAGATTTCGCGCAACGCCCTCACTCAGAACCACCAGCTGAGCGTATCGGGCGGGAGTGAAAAGATTTCGTACTCGTTCAGCGGCTCGTATCTCAAGCAGCAGGGTATCATCAAGACCAATGACTACGAGCGCATCACGGCGCGACTCCAGACGGATTTCAGCCTGACCGACCACATCAAGGTGGGCTACAATGCGCTGCTGGCCAATACTACCTCCAACGACATTCCCGGCAATATCTTTCAGCAGGCTTACGTAGCCCCGGCAGTGCTGCCGGTGTACCAGGCCAATGGCAACTACGGCGACCCCAGCCTCATTGGCTCGGGGGGCCTGGGTAGCTTCGCTAACCCGCAGGCTTCGCTCGACTACTACCACCAGCAAAGCCGGGGGCAGTCGCTGATAGCCAATGCCTTTGCCTCCGTCAATTTTTTGAAGTACTTCACAGTGCGCAGCAGCGTGGGGGTCAACTACCTCGCCAGCAAATTTTACAACTACCAGCCCCAGGATTCGCTCACGGCAGTTCAGTATACCAAGACTAGCCTGCTTACCAGAGGCAACCAGCTAACCAGCCAACTAACTTGGGAAAACACGCTGACCTACGACCGAACGTTTGACGACCACCACCTCACCGTACTGGTAGGTACTACGGCGCTGAACTATCAAGTAGACAACGTGTTAGGTTCCATTAACGGGGTGACGGCGGCCAACAGCGACAACTACTATTTCAGCCTGGGCACGCCGGGCTCAGCTACGCTCTCTAACCCCGGGCTTGATGCCTATCGGGTGTTCTCGCTCTTCGGCCGCGTCAACTACGCCTATAAAGGCCGCTACCTACTCACGGCTAGCATCCGACGCGATGGCGCCAGTCAGTTCTCAACGCGCTACGGCAACTTCCCCTCGGTAGGAGCGGGGTGGGTAATCTCCGATGAGCCGTTTATGCAGAATAACACCGTGTTTTCCTTCCTGAAGCTGCGCGGCAGCTACGGGGTGCTGGGCAACAACCGGGTAGCCAACAACCGCACGATATCGACCGTTACGATTGCGCCGGGCTATGGGGCACCCATCGGGGGCTCTTTCCAGACGGGGGGCAACTTAGTGACTCAAGTGGCACCCACGCTAAGCTGGGAAACTGCGCACGAGGCTGATGGCGGCCTGGAAATGCGCTTTCTCAATAACCGCCTGACGGCCGAGTTAGACTACTACAACCGCCGTACCATTGATGCCGTGTTTCCGGTGCCAGTGCTCTCCGCGCCGGGCTACACCAATAACACGGCCTACTACGCCAACAACGCTAACTTCCAGAACCAGGGCGTAGAAGCTGCGTTGCGCTGGAACTCGCAGGGCACCGGTGATTTTTCTTACAACATTGGCGTAACTGGGGCTTACAATCAGAATAAAGTGCTAGCCACGGCCGGCGGAGCTCCGCTATCATCGGGGGCATTGCCCGTAGCCGGCTACCTATCTACCATAACCCAGGTTGGTGCGCCGCTAGGGGCATTTTACGGCTACAAAGTGGACGGGGTATTTCAGAGCGATGCCGAAGCTGCCAAGTCGGCTCAGCCGGGCGCCCACGCCGGCGACCTGCGCTACCAGGACGTGAATGGTGACGGGGTAATTGACAACCGCGACTTTGTGATGCTGGGCAATCCTAATCCCCGCCTCACCTACGGCCTGAATACGTACTTCCGCTACAAAGGCTTCGACTTGCAGGTTGATTTTCAAGGCGTGGCAGGCGTAGAGCTGCTCAATGCGCTGCGCGAAGTGCGCTACGGCAACGAAAACTATACCCAGGACTTCTACAACAGCCGCTGGCACGGAGCCGGCACGTCGAACACCACGCCTTCGGCCAACTTGTCGGGCCACAATCTGGACGTAAGCTCCTACTACATCGAAAGCGGCGATTATATTCGGCTACGCAACCTCCAGCTAGGGTATAATTTCTCTAAAGCGCTGGCTAACAATCTACGGGTACAAGGATTACGTATCTACGTCAACGCCCAAAATCCCGTGACCTGGACCAAGTACAAGGGCTTTACACCCGAGGTAGGGGGCACGCCCACCAACGCCGGCATCGACCTGAACGTGTACCCGATTGCCGCGACCTACAACTTCGGTGTCAATATTAATTTCTAA
- a CDS encoding RagB/SusD family nutrient uptake outer membrane protein, translated as MKNYSFFTPLRGRALPVLAAAVLALASSCTKYLDVAPLAQPEAVSFFQNANDAAVASISTYGKLREWNLVAFNWLSVTTLTSDDAEKGSVSGDAEFLNNFTFFRVGPTDGPLDGFWTGQYQEILLCNQIIQNVPGINMDANLKARYVAEAQFLRSLMYFNLVRAFGDVPLYTKPPVTPDELNLARTPKDQIYAFLVSELTAAAAVLPATYPSADVGRATKGAALALLSKVQMYQKNWAASLSASDQVIGLGYSLAPDYYKMFRIAGENGPESIFEVQCSAVPGNCDASNSQWAQVQGVRNQFGWGFFIPSASLDAAFEAGDKRKVATILYPGETTPDGDVITTSAPNPRYNAKAYVPNSVPYTCNYGDSQNLRVLRLGEVLLINAEAANELGQTSKALADVNMVRVRAGLAPLASGMSQDAMRQAIWKERRVELALEYGDRYFDLVRQGRAAQVLAAKGFVANKNEVLPIPLNEITLSGGKLTQNPGY; from the coding sequence ATGAAAAATTACTCGTTTTTTACGCCCCTCCGGGGCCGGGCGTTGCCGGTGCTGGCGGCGGCTGTGCTGGCGCTAGCCTCGTCGTGCACCAAGTACCTGGATGTGGCGCCACTAGCCCAGCCAGAAGCTGTTTCCTTCTTCCAGAATGCCAATGATGCGGCCGTGGCCAGCATCTCGACTTATGGCAAGCTGCGCGAATGGAACCTAGTGGCCTTTAACTGGCTCTCGGTGACGACACTCACCTCGGACGATGCCGAAAAGGGCAGCGTATCGGGCGACGCCGAGTTTCTCAATAATTTCACTTTTTTCCGGGTTGGGCCCACCGACGGCCCGCTGGATGGCTTCTGGACCGGGCAGTACCAGGAGATTCTCCTTTGCAACCAAATAATTCAGAACGTGCCCGGCATCAACATGGATGCCAACCTGAAAGCCCGCTACGTAGCCGAAGCACAGTTTTTGCGCTCGCTGATGTACTTCAACCTGGTGCGGGCGTTTGGCGATGTGCCGCTCTACACTAAGCCGCCGGTAACGCCCGATGAGCTTAACCTGGCGCGCACGCCCAAAGACCAGATATACGCCTTCCTGGTGAGCGAGCTGACGGCTGCCGCCGCGGTGCTGCCCGCTACGTATCCCAGTGCCGACGTGGGCCGGGCCACCAAGGGCGCCGCGTTAGCCCTGCTATCGAAAGTACAGATGTATCAGAAAAACTGGGCCGCTTCGCTCAGCGCCTCCGACCAAGTGATAGGGCTAGGCTACTCGCTGGCGCCCGACTACTACAAAATGTTCCGCATTGCTGGCGAAAACGGGCCGGAGTCCATTTTTGAAGTGCAGTGCTCGGCCGTGCCCGGCAACTGCGATGCCTCCAACTCGCAGTGGGCGCAGGTGCAGGGCGTGCGCAATCAGTTTGGCTGGGGCTTCTTCATTCCGTCGGCTAGCCTGGATGCCGCCTTCGAAGCCGGCGACAAGCGCAAGGTGGCCACGATTCTTTACCCCGGGGAGACTACCCCCGACGGCGACGTGATTACGACCAGCGCACCCAACCCCCGCTACAACGCCAAAGCCTACGTGCCCAATTCAGTGCCGTATACCTGCAACTATGGCGATTCGCAAAACCTGCGGGTATTGCGCCTGGGTGAGGTATTACTCATCAACGCCGAAGCGGCAAACGAGTTGGGCCAGACGAGCAAAGCGCTTGCCGATGTGAATATGGTGCGTGTGCGCGCCGGCCTGGCGCCGCTAGCCAGCGGCATGTCGCAAGATGCTATGCGGCAGGCCATCTGGAAAGAGCGCCGCGTCGAGTTGGCCCTCGAATACGGCGACCGGTACTTTGACCTGGTGCGCCAGGGACGGGCCGCGCAGGTGTTGGCCGCCAAAGGCTTTGTCGCCAATAAAAACGAAGTGCTGCCTATTCCGCTCAACGAAATTACCCTGAGCGGGGGTAAGCTGACTCAGAACCCCGGTTATTAA
- a CDS encoding glucoamylase family protein: MLIPVPRLLRLAWLGASLLLATTACQKSVEAPTITPPTTPTPITPTVADPTADRALLDKVQQATLRYFWDFGHPASGMARERSTSGDVVTTGGTGFGVQALVVGASRGWLTRDQAVARTQKICDFLKQANRFHGAWPHWLNGSSGAVIPFSPQDNGGDLVETSYLVNGLLVARAYYDGNNAAETTLRQTITQLWEGVEWDWYASRSDGLLYWHWSPQYQWAMNIPIRGWNEALITYVLALGSPTHPITPAVYKNTWVGNGFGTPLAYEGYLLPLGPAYGGPLFFAHYSFLSLDPRRMQDQYANYWQQNVNHTLINRSYCLYTAPKANGYYTSLWGLTASDDPDGYRAHQPTADNGTVSPTAALSSFPYTPFYAMQALRNYYGTLSAQLTGDYGPRDAYNPSRNWVGQSFLAIDQGPIIDMIENYRSGLLWQLGAKVPELQAGLRQAGINVPVYATGFALAVPEAKTNRYDMLKHPDRNSYQLDVALATAGNYTLMLETTTGTVVETLWNNQPQVAGVTTVALGATAPTGDYTVRLTGPAGLAALTLAVTLR, translated from the coding sequence ATGCTGATTCCCGTTCCCCGTTTGTTGCGCTTAGCCTGGCTCGGGGCTAGCCTGCTGCTTGCCACCACGGCCTGCCAAAAGTCCGTGGAGGCGCCCACGATTACCCCCCCGACCACCCCGACTCCCATTACACCAACTGTGGCCGACCCCACCGCGGACCGGGCCTTGCTCGATAAAGTGCAGCAAGCTACTCTGCGCTACTTCTGGGATTTTGGACACCCGGCCAGCGGCATGGCCCGCGAGCGCAGCACTTCGGGCGATGTTGTAACGACCGGCGGCACGGGCTTCGGGGTGCAGGCCCTGGTGGTGGGCGCTAGCCGGGGCTGGTTGACGCGCGACCAAGCGGTGGCCCGCACCCAGAAGATTTGCGACTTCCTCAAGCAGGCCAATCGCTTTCACGGCGCCTGGCCCCACTGGCTGAACGGTAGCAGCGGCGCAGTAATCCCCTTCAGTCCGCAGGATAATGGCGGTGACCTAGTCGAAACCTCTTACCTCGTGAATGGGCTATTGGTGGCGCGCGCCTACTACGACGGTAACAACGCGGCCGAGACGACGCTGCGCCAGACTATTACCCAGCTTTGGGAAGGGGTGGAGTGGGACTGGTACGCCAGCCGCAGCGACGGTCTGCTGTACTGGCACTGGAGTCCGCAGTACCAATGGGCGATGAATATACCCATCCGAGGTTGGAATGAGGCCCTTATTACTTACGTGCTGGCGCTTGGGTCGCCGACGCACCCCATTACACCAGCCGTGTATAAAAACACCTGGGTCGGTAATGGCTTCGGCACGCCGCTCGCCTACGAGGGCTACCTGCTGCCGCTGGGCCCAGCCTATGGCGGCCCGCTCTTTTTTGCGCACTACTCATTTCTTAGCCTCGACCCGCGCCGGATGCAGGACCAATATGCCAACTACTGGCAGCAGAATGTGAACCACACGCTCATTAATCGTAGCTATTGTCTCTACACCGCTCCCAAGGCTAATGGCTATTACACTAGCTTGTGGGGCCTCACCGCCTCCGACGACCCGGACGGCTACAGGGCCCACCAGCCTACGGCCGATAATGGTACGGTATCGCCCACGGCGGCGCTGTCGTCGTTTCCCTACACGCCCTTTTATGCCATGCAGGCCCTGCGTAACTATTACGGCACGCTGAGTGCGCAGTTGACTGGCGACTATGGCCCGCGCGATGCCTATAACCCCTCGCGCAACTGGGTAGGGCAGAGTTTTTTGGCCATTGACCAGGGGCCGATTATCGACATGATTGAAAACTACCGCAGCGGCCTGCTGTGGCAGTTGGGGGCTAAGGTGCCTGAATTGCAGGCAGGCCTGCGCCAGGCTGGTATTAATGTTCCGGTTTACGCCACGGGCTTTGCGCTCGCTGTGCCTGAGGCCAAAACCAACCGCTACGATATGCTGAAGCATCCCGACCGCAACAGCTACCAGCTCGACGTAGCACTGGCTACGGCCGGCAACTATACCCTGATGCTGGAAACCACCACGGGCACCGTCGTAGAAACTCTTTGGAACAATCAGCCGCAGGTGGCCGGAGTAACTACCGTAGCGCTGGGCGCCACGGCCCCGACCGGCGACTACACCGTGCGCCTGACCGGTCCCGCGGGGCTAGCAGCCCTCACGCTGGCAGTTACCCTGCGCTGA